TACGGTTCCTGGGTCCTGCCCTGATCCAAGGCAGCACCAATTGCAGGGACATGCGAAGTATAGACGGAAGCGGAAATATAGGCCATGTCACATCTCCTTGGCTTGGGCATGATGAGAATACCCCTGGGGCTGACGATGAGCTTGGGCGTCACCGTCTTCGCCGAGATAACGGTTACCCTCGGGAGAACGGCCCCCCTTGATCATCATCTCTCGATACTCCTCTTCGGTCATGCCGGTCATACTACCAGCCATCTGTTGGAAACTCTTGCCATCCGTGGCACCAATCTTGGCCAGAAAATAGATATTCCCACCAGTACGAATGCACCAGTTGAGGTCACGGGCCAGAACGGCCTGTTTCTGTTCTTCGGTCATTGGCCATTCATCCAGGTAGGCTCGCTCATCCGCCTTAAAGCGTTCCCGGTTCGCTGCCTTCATCAGCGACATGCAAAACTGGTTGAGATGGTAGCCCTTGCGAGCCTGCTCTGCATCGAAAATGATAGTTCCAGGAATATCGAGATATGGTTTGTCGAGTGCCATTTTCCTCTTTAGTCGGCCCAATACAGGCGCATGGGGTTGTTGATCAACAGTTTGTGCTGGAGCTCTGCCGTTGGGGCAATATGAGGAATCACATCGACCAGATGTCCATCATCCGGCATATGTGATTTCATGTTCGGATGAGGCCAGTCGGTTCCCCACAAAACGCGATCTGGGAAGGTTTCCACAACCTTTCTCGCAAAGGGAATCACGTCGGAGTAGCACGGTGGCCCCTGCTGAGAGAGTCGCTCCGGACAGCTGACCTTTGACCAGAAATTTGGATGTTCCTCCAACAGCTTCAAAAACAACCCAAACTCCGGACCATCCACTGATTTACCTACATCTGGTCGTCCCATATGATCGACCACCACAGTGGTCAGTAAAGAAGTGAAAAAATCGAACAACTCAGGAAGCTCGGCAGCCTCAAAGTAGATCACAATGTGCCAGCCCAGAGGCTGAATCTTCCCAGCAATCTCACCAAGGGCCTCAAAGGGCAGGGCATCCACCAGACGTTTGACAAAGTTAAAGCGCACCCCGCGCACCCCTGCGTCATGCAGTTCCTGGAGTTCTTGCTCTGTAATGGTACGTTTGACAGTGGCAACCCCCCGGGCCATGCCTTCCGAGTGAAGCAGCGCATCGACCAGCGCACGGTTGTCCGCTCCATGGCAAGTAGCCTGAACAATCACGTTTCGGCTA
The sequence above is drawn from the SAR324 cluster bacterium genome and encodes:
- the ligA gene encoding protocatechuate 4,5-dioxygenase subunit alpha; the protein is MALDKPYLDIPGTIIFDAEQARKGYHLNQFCMSLMKAANRERFKADERAYLDEWPMTEEQKQAVLARDLNWCIRTGGNIYFLAKIGATDGKSFQQMAGSMTGMTEEEYREMMIKGGRSPEGNRYLGEDGDAQAHRQPQGYSHHAQAKEM
- a CDS encoding amidohydrolase family protein, with protein sequence MSAFTMDADWLHWHQNPSKPKFQALAGAVDAHCHVFGPGDQFPFAPERKYTPCDASKDQLWQLRGFLGFSRNVIVQATCHGADNRALVDALLHSEGMARGVATVKRTITEQELQELHDAGVRGVRFNFVKRLVDALPFEALGEIAGKIQPLGWHIVIYFEAAELPELFDFFTSLLTTVVVDHMGRPDVGKSVDGPEFGLFLKLLEEHPNFWSKVSCPERLSQQGPPCYSDVIPFARKVVETFPDRVLWGTDWPHPNMKSHMPDDGHLVDVIPHIAPTAELQHKLLINNPMRLYWAD